From the Gavia stellata isolate bGavSte3 chromosome 22, bGavSte3.hap2, whole genome shotgun sequence genome, one window contains:
- the LOC104252270 gene encoding myosin heavy chain, skeletal muscle, adult-like isoform X1, which translates to MSSDSEMAIFGEAAPYLRKSEKERIEAQNKPFDAKTSVFVVHPKESFVKGTIQSKESGKVTVKTEGGEVGKIQTLTVKDDQIFSMNPPKYDKIEDMAMMTHLHEPAVLYNLKERYAAWMIYTYSGLFCVTVNPYKWLPVYNPEVVLAYRGKKRQEAPPHIFSISDNAYQFMLTDRENQSILITGESGAGKTVNTKRVIQYFATIAASGDKKKEEQSGKMQGTLEDQIISANPLLEAFGNAKTVRNDNSSRFGKFIRIHFGATGKLASADIETYLLEKSRVTFQLKAERSYHIFYQIMSNKKPELIDMLLITTNPYDYQFVSQGEITVASINDQEELMATDSAIDILGFTADEKTAIYKLTGAVMHYGNLKFKQKQREEQAEPDGTEVADKAAYLMGLNSADLLKALCYPRVKVGNEYVTKGQTVQQVNNSVGALAKAVYEKMFLWMVVRINQQLDTKQPRQYFIGVLDIAGFEIFDFNSLEQLCINFTNEKLQQFFNHHMFVLEQEEYKKEGIEWTFIDFGMDLAACIELIEKPMGIFSILEEECMFPKATDTSFKNKLYDQHLGKSNNFQKPKPGKGKAEAHFSLVHYAGTVDYNITGWLEKNKDPLNETVIGLYQKSSVKTLALLFASVEASGGGGSKKGGKKKGSSFQTVSALFRENLNKLMTNLRSTHPHFVRCIIPNETKTPGAMEHELVLHQLRCNGVLEGIRICRKGFPSRVLYADFKQRYKVLNASAIPEGQFIDSKKASEKLLGSIDVDHTQYKFGHTKVFFKAGLLGLLEEMRDEKLAQLITRTQARCRGFLMRVEYQRMVERRESIFCIQYNVRAFMNVKHWPWMKLFFKIKPLLKSAESEKEMANMKEEFEKTKEELAKSEAKRKELEEKMVSLLQEKNDLQLQVQAEADSLADAEERCDQLIKTKIQLEAKIKEVTERAEDEEEINAELTAKKRKLEDECSELKKDIDDLELTLAKVEKEKHATENKVKNLTEEMAALDETIAKLTKEKKALQEAHQQTLDDLQAEEDKVNTLTKAKTKLEQQVDDLEGSLEQEKKLRMDLERAKRKLEGDLKLAHDSIMDLENDKQQLDEKLKKKDFEISQIQSKIEDEQALGMQSQKKIKELQARIEELEEEIEAERTSRAKAEKHRADLSRELEEISERLEEAGGATAAQIDMNKKREAEFQKMRRDLEEATLQHEATAAALRKKHADSTAELGEQIDNLQRVKQKLEKEKSELKMEIDDLASNMDSVSKAKANLEKMCRTLEDQLSEIKTKEEEHQRMINDLNAQRARLQTESGEYSRQVEEKDALISQLSRGKQAFTQQIEELKRHLEEEIKAKSALAHALQSSRHDCDLLREQYEEEQEAKGELQRALSKANSEVAQWRTKYETDAIQRTEELEEAKKKLAQRLQDAEEHVEAVNAKCASLEKTKQRLQNEVEDLMIDVERSNAACAALDKKQKNFDKILAEWKQKYEETQAELEASQKESRSLSTELFKMKNAYEESLDHLETLKRENKNLQQEIADLTEQIAEGGKAIHELEKVKKQIEQEKSEIQAALEEAEASLEHEEGKILRLQLELNQVKSEIDRKIAEKDEEIDQLKRNHLRIVESMQSTLDAEIRSRNEALRLKKKMEGDLNEMEIQLSHANRVAAEAQKNLRNTQAVLKDTQIHLDDALRTQEDLKEQVAMVERRANLLQAEIEELRAALEQTERSRKVAEQELMDASERVQLLHTQNTSLINTKKKLETDIAQIQGEMEDMIQEARNAEEKAKKAITDAAMMAEELKKEQDTSAHLERMKKNLDQTVKDLQHRLDEAEQLALKGGKKQIQKLEARVRELEGEVDAEQKRSAEAVKGVRKYERRVKELTYQSEEDRKNILRLQDLVDKLQTKVKSYKRQAEEAEELSNVNLSKFRKIQHELEEAEERADIAESQVNKLRVKSREFHSKKIGEEE; encoded by the exons ATGTCGTCAGACTCTGAGATGGCCATCTTTGGGGAGGCGGCTCCTTACCTCCGAAAgtcagaaaaggagagaatCGAGGCACAGAACAAGCCTTTTGATGCCAAGACTTCAGTCTTCGTGGTGCATCCTAAGGAATCCTTTGTGAAAGGGACAATCCAGAGCAAAGAATCAGGGAAGGTCACCGTCAAGACTGAAGGTGGAGAGGTGGGTAAAATACAA ACCCTGACGGTGAAGGACGATCAAATTTTCTCCATGAACCCTCCCAAGTATGATAAAATCGAGGACATGGCCATGATGACCCACCTCCACGAACCCGCTGTGCTGTACAACCTCAAAGAGCGTTATGCAGCCTGGATGATCTAC ACCTACTCGGGTCTCTTCTGCGTCACTGTCAACCCCTACAAGTGGCTGCCGGTGTACAACCCGGAGGTGGTGTTGGCCTACCGAGGCAAGAAGCGCCAGGAGGCCCCTCCACacatcttctccatctctgaCAATGCCTATCAGTTCATGCTGACTG ATCGAGAGAACCAGTCTATCCTGATCAC TGGAGAATCCGGTGCAGGGAAGACTGTGAACACAAAGCGTGTCATCCAGTACTTTGCAACAATTGCAGCAAGCGGGGATAAGAAGAAAGAGGAGCAGTCAGGCAAAATGCAG GGAACGCTCGAGGATCAAATCATCAGCGCCAACCCACTGCTGGAGGCCTTTGGAAATGCCAAGACCGTGAGGAACGACAATTCCTCACGCTTT GGCAAATTCATTCGAATCCACTTTGGAGCTACAGGCAAACTGGCTTCTGCTGACATTGAAACTT ATCTGCTGGAGAAGTCCAGAGTCACTTTCCAGCTCAAGGCAGAAAGAAGCTACCACATATTCTATCAGATCATGTCCAACAAGAAGCCAGAACTAATTG ACATGCTCCTCATTACCACCAACCCATATGACTACCAGTTTGTGAGTCAAGGTGAGATCACTGTTGCCAGCATTAATGACCAGGAGGAGCTGATGGCTACAGAT AGTGCCATTGACATCCTGGGCTTCACTGCTGATGAGAAGACAGCCATTTACAAGCTGACAGGGGCTGTTATGCACTATGGCAACCTGAAGTTCAAGCAGAAGCAGCGtgaggagcaggcagagccagaTGGCACAGAAG TTGCTGACAAAGCTGCCTATTTGATGGGTCTGAATTCAGCAGATCTGCTCAAAGCCCTCTGCTACCCCCGAGTCAAGGTTGGGAATGAATATGTGACCAAGGGTCAAACCGTGCAGCAG GTGAACAATTCAGTGGGTGCACTGGCAAAGGCTGTCTATGAGAAGATGTTCCTGTGGATGGTTGTTCGCATCAACCAACAGCTGGATACGAAGCAGCCCAGACAGTACTTCATTGGTGTCCTGGACATTGCTGGCTTTGAGATCTTTGAT TTCAACAGCCTGGAGCAGCTGTGCATCAACTTCACCAATGAGAAACTGCAACAGTTCTTCAACCACCACATGtttgtgctggagcaggaggagtaCAAGAAGGAAGGGATTGAATGGACATTCATTGACTTTGGGATGGACCTGGCTGCCTGCATTGAGCTCATTGAAAAA CCCATGGGCATCTTCTCCATCCTGGAAGAGGAGTGTATGTTCCCCAAGGCAACCGACACCTCTTTCAAGAACAAGCTCTACGACCAGCATCTGGGCAAGTCCAACAACTTCCAGAAGCCCAAGCCTGGCAAAGGCAAGGCTGAGGCCCACTTCTCCCTGGTCCACTATGCTGGCACGGTGGACTACAACATCACTGGCTGGCTTGAGAAGAACAAGGACCCCCTGAATGAAACTGTCATTGGGTTGTATCAGAAATCATCTGTGAAAACACTGGCATTACTTTTTGCCTCTGTTG AGGctagtggtggtggtggcagcaaGAAAGGTGGCAAGAAGAAGGGTTCTTCTTTCCAGACTGTCTCAGCTCTTTTCCGG GAGAACCTAAACAAGCTGATGACCAATCTACGGAGCACTCACCCCCATTTTGTCCGTTGCATCATCCccaatgaaacaaaaacacCTG GTGCCATGGAGCATGAACTGGTACTTCACCAGCTGCGGTGTAACGGTGTGCTGGAAGGCATCAGAATTTGCAGGAAAGGTTTCCCCAGCAGAGTTCTCTATGCTGACTTCAAACAGAG ATACAAGGTGCTTAATGCCAGCGCTATCCCAGAGGGACAGTTCATTGATAGCAAGAAGGCTTCTGAGAAGCTTCTGGGGTCAATCGATGTGGACCACACCCAGTACAAATTTGGCCACACCAAG GTGTTCTTCAAAGCTGGGCTGCTAGGTCTCCTGGAGGAGATGAGGGATGAGAAGCTGGCACAGCTCATCACTCGCACACAGGCCAGGTGCAGGGGCTTCCTGATGAGAGTGGAGTACCAGAGAATGGTGGAGAGGAG GGAGTCCATCTTCTGCATCCAGTACAATGTTCGTGCATTCATGAATGTCAAGCACTGGCCCTGGATGAAGCTGTTCTTCAAGATCAAGCCCTTGCTGAAGAGTGCAGAATCTGAGAAGGAGATGGCCAACATGAAGGAGGAGTTTGAGAAAACCAAGGAAGAGCTTGCAAAGTCTGAggcaaagaggaaggagctggaggaaaaaatggtttctttgctgcaggagaaaaatgaCCTGCAGCTCCAAGTGCAGGCT GAAGCAGACAGCTTGGCTGATGCAGAGGAAAGATGTGACCAgctcatcaaaaccaaaatccagttGGAAGCCAAAATTAAGGAGGTGACTGAAAGGGCCGAGGATGAGGAGGAAATTAATGCTGAACTGACAGCcaagaagagaaaactggaggaTGAATGTTCAGAGCTGAAGAAAGATATTGATGACCTTGAGTTAACACTGGCCAAGGTCGAGAAGGAAAAACATGCCACCGAAAACAAG GTGAAAAACCTCACAGAGGAGATGGCAGCCTTGGACGAGACCATTGCCAAGCtgacaaaagagaagaaagcccTCCAAGAGGCCCATCAGCAGACACTGGACGACCTGCAGGCAGAAGAGGACAAAGTCAATACTCTGACCAAAGCTAAGAccaagctggagcagcaagtggACGAT CTGGAAGGTTCCCTGgagcaagagaagaaactgcGCATGGACCTTGAGAGAGCTAAGAGGAAACTCGAAGGAGACCTAAAGCTGGCCCATGACAGCATAATGGATTTGGAAAATGATAAGCAGCAGCTGGATGAGAAACTGAAGAA GAAAGACTTTGAAATCAGCCAGATCCAGAGCAAAATCGAGGATGAGCAAGCCCTGGGCATGCAATCACAGAAGAAGATCAAGGAGCTGCAG GCTCGTATTGAGGAACTGGAGGAGGAAATTGAGGCAGAGCGAACCTCTCGggcaaaagcagagaagcatCGGGCTGACCTCTCCAGGGAGCTAGAGGAGATCAGCGAGCGcctggaagaagcaggaggggCTACTGCAGCTCAGATCGATATGAACAAGAAGCGTGAGGCAGAGTTTCAGAAGATGCGCCGTGACCTCGAAGAGGCCACGCTGCAGCATGAAGCCACGGCTGCTGCCCTGCGGAAGAAGCACGCAGACAGCACAGCTGAGCTTGGGGAGCAGATTGACAACCTGCAACGAGTGaagcagaagctggagaaggagaagagtgAGCTGAAGATGGAGATTGACGACTTGGCCAGTAACATGGACTCTGTCTCCAAAGCCAAG GCAAATCTGGAGAAGATGTGTCGCACACTGGAAGATCAGCTAAGCGAGATTaagacaaaagaagaagagCATCAGCGCATGATCAATGACCTCAATGCTCAAAGAGCTCGTCTGCAGACAGAATCAG GTGAATATTCACGCCAGGTGGAGGAGAAAGATGCTCTGATTTCTCAGCTGTCAAGAGGCAAGCAGGCATTCACCCAACAGATTGAGGAACTCAAGAGGCACTTAGAGGAAGAGATCAAG GCCAAGAGTGCCCTGGCCCATGCCTTGCAGTCATCACGCCACGACTGTGACTTGCTCCGGGAACAATatgaggaggagcaggaagccAAGGGGGAGCTGCAGCGTGCCCTGTCCAAGGCCAACAGCGAAGTGGCCCAGTGGAGAACGAAATATGAGACGGACGCTATTCAGCGCacggaggagctggaggaggccaA GAAGAAGCTGGCACAGCGCCTGCAGGATGCAGAGGAACATGTTGAAGCTGTGAATGCCAAATGTGCCTCCCTggaaaagacaaagcagaggctgcagaatGAAGTGGAGGACCTGATGATTGACGTGGAGCGATCGAATGCTGCCTGTGCAGCTCTggataagaagcagaagaacttTGACAAG ATCCTGGCAGAGTGGAAGCAGAAGTATGAGGAAACGCAGGCTGAGCTGGAAGCCTCCCAGAAGGAGTCTCGCTCTCTCAGCACGGAGCTGTTTAAGATGAAGAATGCCTATGAGGAGTCCTTGGATCACCTGGAAACGCTGAAGCGTGAGAACAAGAACTTGCAGC AGGAGATTGCTGACCTGACGGAGCAGATTGCCGAGGGAGGAAAGGCGATTCATGAGCTGGAGAAAGTCAAGaagcagattgagcaggagaaatCTGAAATCCAGGCTGCTCTGGAGGAAGCTGAG GCCTCCCTTGAACATGAAGAGGGGAAGATCCTGCGCCTCCAGCTTGAGCTCAACCAGGTGAAGTCTGAGATTGACAGGAAGATAGCAGAGAAAGACGAGGAGATCGACCAGCTGAAGAGAAACCACCTCAGAATTGTGGAGTCCATGCAGAGCACCCTGGACGCTGAGATCAGGAGCCGGAATGAAGCCCTGCGgctgaagaagaagatggaggGAGACCTGAATGAAATGGAGATCCAGCTGAGCCATGCCAACCGCGTGGCTGCGGAGGCACAGAAGAACCTGAGAAACACACAGGCAGTGCTCAAG GATACCCAGATACACTTGGACGATGCTCTCAGGACACAGGAGGACCTGAAGGAGCAGGTGGCCATGGTGGAGCGCAGAGCCAACCTCTTGCAGGCTGAAATTGAGGAGCTACGGGCAGCCCTGGAGCAGACAGAACGGTCAAGGAAAGTGGCTGAGCAGGAACTGATGGATGCAAGTGAGAGAGTTCAGCTCCTCCACACTCAG AACACCAGCTTGATCAACACCAAGAAGAAGCTGGAAACAGACATTGCCCAAATTCAGGGTGAAATGGAGGATATGATCCAGGAAGCCCGCAATGCTGAAGAGAAGGCCAAGAAGGCCATCACAGAT GCAGCCATGATggcagaagagctgaagaaggagcaggacaccAGCGCCCACCTGGAGAGGATGAAGAAGAACCTGGACCAGACGGTGAAGGACCTGCAGCACCGTCTCGATGAGGCTGAGCAGTTGGCGCTGAAGGGAGGCAAGAAGCAAATCCAGAAGCTGGAGGCCAGA GTGCGGGAGCTG
- the LOC104252270 gene encoding myosin heavy chain, skeletal muscle, adult-like isoform X3 has translation MSSDSEMAIFGEAAPYLRKSEKERIEAQNKPFDAKTSVFVVHPKESFVKGTIQSKESGKVTVKTEGGETLTVKDDQIFSMNPPKYDKIEDMAMMTHLHEPAVLYNLKERYAAWMIYTYSGLFCVTVNPYKWLPVYNPEVVLAYRGKKRQEAPPHIFSISDNAYQFMLTDRENQSILITGESGAGKTVNTKRVIQYFATIAASGDKKKEEQSGKMQGTLEDQIISANPLLEAFGNAKTVRNDNSSRFGKFIRIHFGATGKLASADIETYLLEKSRVTFQLKAERSYHIFYQIMSNKKPELIDMLLITTNPYDYQFVSQGEITVASINDQEELMATDSAIDILGFTADEKTAIYKLTGAVMHYGNLKFKQKQREEQAEPDGTEVADKAAYLMGLNSADLLKALCYPRVKVGNEYVTKGQTVQQVNNSVGALAKAVYEKMFLWMVVRINQQLDTKQPRQYFIGVLDIAGFEIFDFNSLEQLCINFTNEKLQQFFNHHMFVLEQEEYKKEGIEWTFIDFGMDLAACIELIEKPMGIFSILEEECMFPKATDTSFKNKLYDQHLGKSNNFQKPKPGKGKAEAHFSLVHYAGTVDYNITGWLEKNKDPLNETVIGLYQKSSVKTLALLFASVGGEAGQFGGGGSKKGGKKKGSSFQTVSALFRENLNKLMTNLRSTHPHFVRCIIPNETKTPGAMEHELVLHQLRCNGVLEGIRICRKGFPSRVLYADFKQRYKVLNASAIPEGQFIDSKKASEKLLGSIDVDHTQYKFGHTKVFFKAGLLGLLEEMRDEKLAQLITRTQARCRGFLMRVEYQRMVERRESIFCIQYNVRAFMNVKHWPWMKLFFKIKPLLKSAESEKEMANMKEEFEKTKEELAKSEAKRKELEEKMVSLLQEKNDLQLQVQAEADSLADAEERCDQLIKTKIQLEAKIKEVTERAEDEEEINAELTAKKRKLEDECSELKKDIDDLELTLAKVEKEKHATENKVKNLTEEMAALDETIAKLTKEKKALQEAHQQTLDDLQAEEDKVNTLTKAKTKLEQQVDDLEGSLEQEKKLRMDLERAKRKLEGDLKLAHDSIMDLENDKQQLDEKLKKKDFEISQIQSKIEDEQALGMQSQKKIKELQARIEELEEEIEAERTSRAKAEKHRADLSRELEEISERLEEAGGATAAQIDMNKKREAEFQKMRRDLEEATLQHEATAAALRKKHADSTAELGEQIDNLQRVKQKLEKEKSELKMEIDDLASNMDSVSKAKANLEKMCRTLEDQLSEIKTKEEEHQRMINDLNAQRARLQTESGEYSRQVEEKDALISQLSRGKQAFTQQIEELKRHLEEEIKAKSALAHALQSSRHDCDLLREQYEEEQEAKGELQRALSKANSEVAQWRTKYETDAIQRTEELEEAKKKLAQRLQDAEEHVEAVNAKCASLEKTKQRLQNEVEDLMIDVERSNAACAALDKKQKNFDKILAEWKQKYEETQAELEASQKESRSLSTELFKMKNAYEESLDHLETLKRENKNLQQEIADLTEQIAEGGKAIHELEKVKKQIEQEKSEIQAALEEAEASLEHEEGKILRLQLELNQVKSEIDRKIAEKDEEIDQLKRNHLRIVESMQSTLDAEIRSRNEALRLKKKMEGDLNEMEIQLSHANRVAAEAQKNLRNTQAVLKDTQIHLDDALRTQEDLKEQVAMVERRANLLQAEIEELRAALEQTERSRKVAEQELMDASERVQLLHTQNTSLINTKKKLETDIAQIQGEMEDMIQEARNAEEKAKKAITDAAMMAEELKKEQDTSAHLERMKKNLDQTVKDLQHRLDEAEQLALKGGKKQIQKLEARVRELEGEVDAEQKRSAEAVKGVRKYERRVKELTYQSEEDRKNILRLQDLVDKLQTKVKSYKRQAEEAEELSNVNLSKFRKIQHELEEAEERADIAESQVNKLRVKSREFHSKKIGEEE, from the exons ATGTCGTCAGACTCTGAGATGGCCATCTTTGGGGAGGCGGCTCCTTACCTCCGAAAgtcagaaaaggagagaatCGAGGCACAGAACAAGCCTTTTGATGCCAAGACTTCAGTCTTCGTGGTGCATCCTAAGGAATCCTTTGTGAAAGGGACAATCCAGAGCAAAGAATCAGGGAAGGTCACCGTCAAGACTGAAGGTGGAGAG ACCCTGACGGTGAAGGACGATCAAATTTTCTCCATGAACCCTCCCAAGTATGATAAAATCGAGGACATGGCCATGATGACCCACCTCCACGAACCCGCTGTGCTGTACAACCTCAAAGAGCGTTATGCAGCCTGGATGATCTAC ACCTACTCGGGTCTCTTCTGCGTCACTGTCAACCCCTACAAGTGGCTGCCGGTGTACAACCCGGAGGTGGTGTTGGCCTACCGAGGCAAGAAGCGCCAGGAGGCCCCTCCACacatcttctccatctctgaCAATGCCTATCAGTTCATGCTGACTG ATCGAGAGAACCAGTCTATCCTGATCAC TGGAGAATCCGGTGCAGGGAAGACTGTGAACACAAAGCGTGTCATCCAGTACTTTGCAACAATTGCAGCAAGCGGGGATAAGAAGAAAGAGGAGCAGTCAGGCAAAATGCAG GGAACGCTCGAGGATCAAATCATCAGCGCCAACCCACTGCTGGAGGCCTTTGGAAATGCCAAGACCGTGAGGAACGACAATTCCTCACGCTTT GGCAAATTCATTCGAATCCACTTTGGAGCTACAGGCAAACTGGCTTCTGCTGACATTGAAACTT ATCTGCTGGAGAAGTCCAGAGTCACTTTCCAGCTCAAGGCAGAAAGAAGCTACCACATATTCTATCAGATCATGTCCAACAAGAAGCCAGAACTAATTG ACATGCTCCTCATTACCACCAACCCATATGACTACCAGTTTGTGAGTCAAGGTGAGATCACTGTTGCCAGCATTAATGACCAGGAGGAGCTGATGGCTACAGAT AGTGCCATTGACATCCTGGGCTTCACTGCTGATGAGAAGACAGCCATTTACAAGCTGACAGGGGCTGTTATGCACTATGGCAACCTGAAGTTCAAGCAGAAGCAGCGtgaggagcaggcagagccagaTGGCACAGAAG TTGCTGACAAAGCTGCCTATTTGATGGGTCTGAATTCAGCAGATCTGCTCAAAGCCCTCTGCTACCCCCGAGTCAAGGTTGGGAATGAATATGTGACCAAGGGTCAAACCGTGCAGCAG GTGAACAATTCAGTGGGTGCACTGGCAAAGGCTGTCTATGAGAAGATGTTCCTGTGGATGGTTGTTCGCATCAACCAACAGCTGGATACGAAGCAGCCCAGACAGTACTTCATTGGTGTCCTGGACATTGCTGGCTTTGAGATCTTTGAT TTCAACAGCCTGGAGCAGCTGTGCATCAACTTCACCAATGAGAAACTGCAACAGTTCTTCAACCACCACATGtttgtgctggagcaggaggagtaCAAGAAGGAAGGGATTGAATGGACATTCATTGACTTTGGGATGGACCTGGCTGCCTGCATTGAGCTCATTGAAAAA CCCATGGGCATCTTCTCCATCCTGGAAGAGGAGTGTATGTTCCCCAAGGCAACCGACACCTCTTTCAAGAACAAGCTCTACGACCAGCATCTGGGCAAGTCCAACAACTTCCAGAAGCCCAAGCCTGGCAAAGGCAAGGCTGAGGCCCACTTCTCCCTGGTCCACTATGCTGGCACGGTGGACTACAACATCACTGGCTGGCTTGAGAAGAACAAGGACCCCCTGAATGAAACTGTCATTGGGTTGTATCAGAAATCATCTGTGAAAACACTGGCATTACTTTTTGCCTCTGTTGGTGGAGAGGCAGGTCAGTT tggtggtggtggcagcaaGAAAGGTGGCAAGAAGAAGGGTTCTTCTTTCCAGACTGTCTCAGCTCTTTTCCGG GAGAACCTAAACAAGCTGATGACCAATCTACGGAGCACTCACCCCCATTTTGTCCGTTGCATCATCCccaatgaaacaaaaacacCTG GTGCCATGGAGCATGAACTGGTACTTCACCAGCTGCGGTGTAACGGTGTGCTGGAAGGCATCAGAATTTGCAGGAAAGGTTTCCCCAGCAGAGTTCTCTATGCTGACTTCAAACAGAG ATACAAGGTGCTTAATGCCAGCGCTATCCCAGAGGGACAGTTCATTGATAGCAAGAAGGCTTCTGAGAAGCTTCTGGGGTCAATCGATGTGGACCACACCCAGTACAAATTTGGCCACACCAAG GTGTTCTTCAAAGCTGGGCTGCTAGGTCTCCTGGAGGAGATGAGGGATGAGAAGCTGGCACAGCTCATCACTCGCACACAGGCCAGGTGCAGGGGCTTCCTGATGAGAGTGGAGTACCAGAGAATGGTGGAGAGGAG GGAGTCCATCTTCTGCATCCAGTACAATGTTCGTGCATTCATGAATGTCAAGCACTGGCCCTGGATGAAGCTGTTCTTCAAGATCAAGCCCTTGCTGAAGAGTGCAGAATCTGAGAAGGAGATGGCCAACATGAAGGAGGAGTTTGAGAAAACCAAGGAAGAGCTTGCAAAGTCTGAggcaaagaggaaggagctggaggaaaaaatggtttctttgctgcaggagaaaaatgaCCTGCAGCTCCAAGTGCAGGCT GAAGCAGACAGCTTGGCTGATGCAGAGGAAAGATGTGACCAgctcatcaaaaccaaaatccagttGGAAGCCAAAATTAAGGAGGTGACTGAAAGGGCCGAGGATGAGGAGGAAATTAATGCTGAACTGACAGCcaagaagagaaaactggaggaTGAATGTTCAGAGCTGAAGAAAGATATTGATGACCTTGAGTTAACACTGGCCAAGGTCGAGAAGGAAAAACATGCCACCGAAAACAAG GTGAAAAACCTCACAGAGGAGATGGCAGCCTTGGACGAGACCATTGCCAAGCtgacaaaagagaagaaagcccTCCAAGAGGCCCATCAGCAGACACTGGACGACCTGCAGGCAGAAGAGGACAAAGTCAATACTCTGACCAAAGCTAAGAccaagctggagcagcaagtggACGAT CTGGAAGGTTCCCTGgagcaagagaagaaactgcGCATGGACCTTGAGAGAGCTAAGAGGAAACTCGAAGGAGACCTAAAGCTGGCCCATGACAGCATAATGGATTTGGAAAATGATAAGCAGCAGCTGGATGAGAAACTGAAGAA GAAAGACTTTGAAATCAGCCAGATCCAGAGCAAAATCGAGGATGAGCAAGCCCTGGGCATGCAATCACAGAAGAAGATCAAGGAGCTGCAG GCTCGTATTGAGGAACTGGAGGAGGAAATTGAGGCAGAGCGAACCTCTCGggcaaaagcagagaagcatCGGGCTGACCTCTCCAGGGAGCTAGAGGAGATCAGCGAGCGcctggaagaagcaggaggggCTACTGCAGCTCAGATCGATATGAACAAGAAGCGTGAGGCAGAGTTTCAGAAGATGCGCCGTGACCTCGAAGAGGCCACGCTGCAGCATGAAGCCACGGCTGCTGCCCTGCGGAAGAAGCACGCAGACAGCACAGCTGAGCTTGGGGAGCAGATTGACAACCTGCAACGAGTGaagcagaagctggagaaggagaagagtgAGCTGAAGATGGAGATTGACGACTTGGCCAGTAACATGGACTCTGTCTCCAAAGCCAAG GCAAATCTGGAGAAGATGTGTCGCACACTGGAAGATCAGCTAAGCGAGATTaagacaaaagaagaagagCATCAGCGCATGATCAATGACCTCAATGCTCAAAGAGCTCGTCTGCAGACAGAATCAG GTGAATATTCACGCCAGGTGGAGGAGAAAGATGCTCTGATTTCTCAGCTGTCAAGAGGCAAGCAGGCATTCACCCAACAGATTGAGGAACTCAAGAGGCACTTAGAGGAAGAGATCAAG GCCAAGAGTGCCCTGGCCCATGCCTTGCAGTCATCACGCCACGACTGTGACTTGCTCCGGGAACAATatgaggaggagcaggaagccAAGGGGGAGCTGCAGCGTGCCCTGTCCAAGGCCAACAGCGAAGTGGCCCAGTGGAGAACGAAATATGAGACGGACGCTATTCAGCGCacggaggagctggaggaggccaA GAAGAAGCTGGCACAGCGCCTGCAGGATGCAGAGGAACATGTTGAAGCTGTGAATGCCAAATGTGCCTCCCTggaaaagacaaagcagaggctgcagaatGAAGTGGAGGACCTGATGATTGACGTGGAGCGATCGAATGCTGCCTGTGCAGCTCTggataagaagcagaagaacttTGACAAG ATCCTGGCAGAGTGGAAGCAGAAGTATGAGGAAACGCAGGCTGAGCTGGAAGCCTCCCAGAAGGAGTCTCGCTCTCTCAGCACGGAGCTGTTTAAGATGAAGAATGCCTATGAGGAGTCCTTGGATCACCTGGAAACGCTGAAGCGTGAGAACAAGAACTTGCAGC AGGAGATTGCTGACCTGACGGAGCAGATTGCCGAGGGAGGAAAGGCGATTCATGAGCTGGAGAAAGTCAAGaagcagattgagcaggagaaatCTGAAATCCAGGCTGCTCTGGAGGAAGCTGAG GCCTCCCTTGAACATGAAGAGGGGAAGATCCTGCGCCTCCAGCTTGAGCTCAACCAGGTGAAGTCTGAGATTGACAGGAAGATAGCAGAGAAAGACGAGGAGATCGACCAGCTGAAGAGAAACCACCTCAGAATTGTGGAGTCCATGCAGAGCACCCTGGACGCTGAGATCAGGAGCCGGAATGAAGCCCTGCGgctgaagaagaagatggaggGAGACCTGAATGAAATGGAGATCCAGCTGAGCCATGCCAACCGCGTGGCTGCGGAGGCACAGAAGAACCTGAGAAACACACAGGCAGTGCTCAAG GATACCCAGATACACTTGGACGATGCTCTCAGGACACAGGAGGACCTGAAGGAGCAGGTGGCCATGGTGGAGCGCAGAGCCAACCTCTTGCAGGCTGAAATTGAGGAGCTACGGGCAGCCCTGGAGCAGACAGAACGGTCAAGGAAAGTGGCTGAGCAGGAACTGATGGATGCAAGTGAGAGAGTTCAGCTCCTCCACACTCAG AACACCAGCTTGATCAACACCAAGAAGAAGCTGGAAACAGACATTGCCCAAATTCAGGGTGAAATGGAGGATATGATCCAGGAAGCCCGCAATGCTGAAGAGAAGGCCAAGAAGGCCATCACAGAT GCAGCCATGATggcagaagagctgaagaaggagcaggacaccAGCGCCCACCTGGAGAGGATGAAGAAGAACCTGGACCAGACGGTGAAGGACCTGCAGCACCGTCTCGATGAGGCTGAGCAGTTGGCGCTGAAGGGAGGCAAGAAGCAAATCCAGAAGCTGGAGGCCAGA GTGCGGGAGCTG